A single Methylobacterium sp. 17Sr1-1 DNA region contains:
- a CDS encoding peroxidase-related enzyme (This protein belongs to a clade of uncharacterized proteins related to peroxidases such as the alkylhydroperoxidase AhpD.), which yields MSGGRKKAGAKPEVGERPAPQETEGTVMALDLPPSPDLSPEMRAYFDKCREKIGFVPNVLLAYAHDSAKLEAFAALYNDLMLAPSGLSKLEREMIAVAVSSVNRCYYCLTAHGAAVRSLSGDPVLGEMMAMNYRAADLSDRHRAMLDFAVALTEAPWTIEEEDREALRDAGFSERDLWDISAVASFFNMSNRMASAVDMRPNRSYHGEARSLPDPDEA from the coding sequence ATGAGCGGCGGCAGGAAGAAGGCGGGCGCGAAGCCCGAGGTCGGCGAGCGGCCGGCGCCGCAGGAGACCGAGGGCACCGTGATGGCCCTCGATCTGCCCCCCTCGCCCGATCTGTCGCCGGAGATGCGGGCCTATTTCGACAAGTGTCGCGAGAAGATCGGCTTCGTGCCGAACGTGCTGCTCGCCTACGCCCACGACAGCGCCAAGCTCGAGGCCTTCGCCGCGCTCTACAACGACCTGATGCTGGCGCCCTCCGGCCTGTCGAAGCTGGAGCGCGAGATGATCGCGGTGGCGGTGTCGAGCGTGAATCGCTGCTACTACTGTCTCACTGCGCACGGCGCCGCGGTCCGCAGCCTCTCGGGCGATCCGGTGCTGGGCGAGATGATGGCGATGAACTACCGCGCCGCCGACCTCTCGGACCGCCACCGCGCCATGCTCGACTTCGCGGTGGCGCTGACCGAGGCGCCCTGGACCATCGAGGAGGAGGACCGCGAGGCGCTGCGCGATGCCGGCTTCTCCGAGCGCGACCTGTGGGACATCTCGGCGGTGGCGAGCTTCTTCAACATGTCGAACCGCATGGCCTCGGCCGTCGACATGCGCCCGAACCGCTCCTACCACGGCGAGGCGCGGAGCCTGCCCGACCCGGACGAAGCCTGA
- a CDS encoding ABC transporter permease — MEWVEHACGASAERERWMAYQAKSALEVQLDVLGALMVRDMRTRFGGTMWGYGIAVAWPCAHILVITAIYAVMKKPTPIGDSIVLFAVSGLSPYIILNYMSRKMMEGPMMNKQLIYFPQVKFFDVVMSRAIVELCTSSLSIFLVFFIAACCGAHVVPRDPYAFCESMLLSLCFAMGVGFFNVFISQMLPPWLIIFVVPVLIIYFTSGTVIVVESMPAIIYEYVQWNPLMHIVKVCRSAFYPGYGADADISFVLIVSGAMALIGLLGIRFVVPRFLN, encoded by the coding sequence ATGGAATGGGTCGAGCACGCCTGCGGCGCATCGGCCGAGCGGGAGCGGTGGATGGCGTACCAGGCGAAGTCGGCGCTCGAGGTCCAGCTGGACGTGCTCGGCGCCCTCATGGTGCGCGACATGCGCACCCGCTTCGGCGGCACGATGTGGGGCTACGGCATCGCGGTCGCCTGGCCCTGCGCCCACATCCTCGTCATCACCGCCATCTACGCCGTCATGAAGAAGCCGACGCCGATCGGCGACAGCATCGTGCTGTTCGCCGTATCCGGCCTGTCTCCCTACATCATCCTCAACTACATGTCGCGGAAGATGATGGAGGGGCCGATGATGAACAAGCAGTTGATATATTTTCCACAAGTCAAATTCTTCGACGTCGTGATGTCGCGGGCCATCGTGGAACTTTGTACCAGCAGCCTCAGCATATTCCTGGTTTTCTTCATCGCGGCATGCTGCGGCGCGCATGTCGTGCCCAGGGATCCTTATGCTTTCTGTGAAAGCATGCTCCTCTCGCTCTGTTTTGCAATGGGAGTGGGATTTTTTAACGTCTTCATCTCGCAAATGCTTCCGCCATGGCTGATTATTTTTGTCGTTCCCGTTCTCATCATCTACTTCACGAGCGGAACGGTCATCGTGGTCGAGTCGATGCCGGCAATCATTTATGAGTACGTGCAGTGGAACCCGCTCATGCACATCGTCAAGGTGTGCCGGTCGGCTTTCTATCCGGGTTACGGGGCGGATGCCGATATCTCGTTCGTGCTCATCGTCAGCGGCGCGATGGCGCTGATCGGTCTCCTGGGCATCCGCTTCGTGGTTCCGCGCTTCCTCAACTGA
- a CDS encoding IS630 family transposase (programmed frameshift) yields MTSPLSVDLRERVVSAVIAGASCRQAGERFGVSAASVSRWHARHLRDGHVRPKPMGGDQRSHVIEAHASRILKLCEKRGNIVLSELRDALAEQGVTSSTSSLSRFLARHCITRKKGALHAAEQDRPDVAQARQAWFEGQLDLDPDRLVFIDETAASTRMARRYGWAPRGQRCRLPMPCGHYKTTTITAALRTSGLTATAIFEGATNGRRFLDYVTDTLVPALRPGDTVILDNLQAHKVAGVREAIAAAGARVVYLPPYSPEFNPIEQAFAKLKTLLRTAAARTVKALQDAIEQAFAAFTPQECRNYINAAGYQNDHYVSD; encoded by the exons ATGACCTCACCCTTGTCCGTCGATCTGCGTGAGCGTGTGGTGTCCGCTGTCATAGCGGGTGCGTCCTGCCGCCAGGCTGGCGAGCGGTTCGGTGTCAGCGCCGCCAGCGTCAGTCGCTGGCACGCCCGCCATCTCCGGGACGGCCACGTCCGACCCAAGCCGATGGGCGGCGACCAGCGCTCGCACGTCATCGAGGCTCACGCCTCGCGGATCCTGAAGCTGTGCGAGAAGCGCGGCAACATCGTGCTGTCGGAACTGCGCGACGCCTTGGCCGAGCAGGGCGTCACCTCCAGCACCAGCAGCCTGTCGCGCTTCCTGGCCCGCCATTGCATCACCCGTAAAAAGG GGGCGCTCCACGCCGCCGAGCAGGACCGTCCGGACGTAGCGCAGGCCCGCCAGGCGTGGTTCGAGGGCCAACTCGATCTCGATCCGGACCGTCTGGTGTTCATCGACGAGACGGCGGCCTCAACCCGGATGGCGCGCCGCTATGGTTGGGCCCCGCGCGGCCAGCGCTGTCGCCTGCCGATGCCGTGCGGGCACTACAAGACCACCACTATCACGGCGGCTCTGCGCACGAGCGGCCTGACGGCGACGGCGATCTTCGAGGGGGCCACCAACGGCCGGCGCTTCCTGGACTACGTCACCGACACTCTGGTCCCGGCGCTCCGGCCAGGCGACACGGTGATCCTCGACAACCTCCAGGCCCACAAGGTGGCGGGCGTGCGCGAGGCCATCGCGGCGGCCGGCGCGCGGGTGGTGTACCTGCCGCCCTACAGCCCGGAGTTCAATCCGATCGAGCAGGCCTTCGCCAAGCTCAAGACGTTGCTGCGCACCGCGGCCGCGCGCACGGTAAAAGCGCTGCAGGACGCGATCGAGCAAGCCTTCGCCGCCTTCACCCCGCAGGAGTGCCGCAACTACATCAATGCAGCCGGATACCAGAATGACCACTACGTTTCAGACTGA
- a CDS encoding FliM/FliN family flagellar motor switch protein, whose amino-acid sequence MPVLDILKVDLAVVLGRTRMPIHMLLRMGRGAVIELDSTDSDMVEILANNHPIARGQIVVTGNRISVEVTELIRKAEVVREPGVRIGDGSAGLLNALSEAL is encoded by the coding sequence TTGCCGGTACTCGACATTCTCAAGGTGGACCTCGCGGTCGTGCTCGGGCGGACCCGGATGCCGATCCACATGCTGCTGCGCATGGGCCGCGGCGCGGTGATCGAGCTCGACTCCACCGACTCCGATATGGTCGAGATCCTCGCCAACAACCACCCGATCGCCCGCGGGCAGATCGTGGTCACCGGCAACCGCATCTCCGTGGAGGTCACCGAGCTGATCCGCAAGGCCGAGGTGGTGCGCGAGCCGGGCGTCCGCATCGGCGACGGCAGCGCCGGCCTGCTCAACGCCCTGTCGGAGGCGCTCTAG
- the lipB gene encoding lipoyl(octanoyl) transferase LipB gives MVNDRLATAPDSLLPAPGSPPVEWVVRDALLDYREAEAAMEARAAAIVEGRALERVWLVEHPPLYTAGTSAKAADLVAPERFPVHRTGRGGQYTYHGPGQRVAYVMLDLNRRRPDLRAYVAALEAWLIATLEAFTVRGERREDRVGVWVRRPEKGPGVEDKIAAIGIRVRRWATFHGISLNVEPDLSHFSGIVPCGVREHGVTSLVDLGRPVTMLEVDAVLRARFEAIFGPTVLVDDDERA, from the coding sequence TTGGTAAACGACCGGCTCGCCACCGCCCCGGACAGCCTCCTGCCCGCCCCCGGCAGCCCCCCCGTCGAGTGGGTGGTCCGCGACGCGCTTCTCGACTACCGCGAGGCGGAAGCCGCGATGGAGGCGCGGGCCGCCGCCATCGTCGAGGGCCGCGCCCTGGAGCGCGTCTGGCTCGTCGAGCACCCGCCGCTCTACACCGCCGGCACCTCCGCCAAGGCGGCCGACCTGGTGGCGCCGGAGCGCTTCCCGGTCCACCGCACGGGCCGGGGCGGGCAATACACCTATCACGGCCCCGGCCAGCGGGTGGCCTACGTGATGCTCGACCTCAACCGGCGCCGACCGGACCTGCGCGCCTACGTGGCCGCCCTGGAGGCCTGGCTGATCGCGACCCTCGAGGCGTTCACGGTCCGCGGCGAGCGCCGGGAGGACCGGGTCGGCGTCTGGGTGCGCCGGCCGGAGAAGGGGCCGGGCGTCGAGGACAAGATCGCGGCGATCGGCATCCGGGTGCGGCGCTGGGCGACCTTCCACGGCATCAGCCTCAACGTCGAGCCGGACCTGTCGCACTTCTCCGGCATCGTGCCCTGCGGCGTGCGCGAGCACGGCGTCACCAGCCTGGTCGATCTCGGCCGGCCGGTGACGATGCTGGAGGTCGACGCGGTGCTGCGGGCGCGCTTCGAGGCGATCTTCGGGCCCACGGTGCTGGTCGATGACGATGAGCGGGCTTAA
- a CDS encoding ATP-binding protein, giving the protein MPDVPAPVPAAEAPGEAGMPRAALLEVLAAAPLPSLLVASGPAGEVRFANPAAHALLAATPADVASLTVAALGAEPEAEARLRAFLASGGPGSAEVLLRRRDGATLWGLVHLSPLPGPDPLQLVQIVETSRRRDLEAALGLAQRREALGQLTNGVAHEFNNLLQILVGYVDGLRRRLGEHPDAFVQRALSRSTDAAERASTLTRHLLAFSRRHRPEPRPVDLNGLLREHRERAASLLGEGVGLELDLAADLWIACIDPVQTELILQILLGNAAEAMPAGGRVTVQTRNHGGEGVAADGAAGRHVALTVADTGAGMPPEVLARALEPFFTTREPGRGTGLAILNALVKRQNGAVALRSSPGEGTVVRLTFPAAEIPRPRSQRSATGR; this is encoded by the coding sequence GTGCCGGATGTCCCCGCGCCAGTGCCGGCCGCCGAGGCGCCGGGGGAGGCCGGGATGCCGCGTGCCGCGCTCCTGGAGGTTCTCGCGGCCGCTCCCCTGCCGTCCCTGCTGGTCGCGTCCGGCCCCGCGGGCGAGGTGCGTTTCGCCAACCCGGCCGCCCACGCGCTGCTCGCGGCAACGCCCGCCGACGTCGCGTCCCTGACCGTCGCGGCTCTCGGTGCCGAGCCCGAGGCCGAGGCGCGTTTACGGGCGTTCCTCGCCTCCGGCGGCCCGGGCAGCGCCGAGGTGCTGCTGCGCCGGCGCGACGGGGCGACGCTCTGGGGGCTCGTCCACCTCTCGCCGCTGCCGGGGCCGGACCCGCTGCAACTGGTCCAGATCGTCGAGACCTCGCGCCGCCGCGACCTCGAAGCGGCGCTCGGTCTCGCGCAGAGGCGCGAGGCGCTCGGCCAGCTCACCAACGGCGTCGCGCACGAGTTCAACAACCTCCTGCAGATCCTGGTCGGCTACGTCGACGGCCTGCGCCGGCGCCTCGGCGAGCATCCGGACGCCTTCGTGCAGCGGGCGCTCAGCCGCTCGACCGACGCCGCCGAGCGCGCCTCTACGCTCACCCGCCACCTCCTGGCCTTCTCGCGCCGGCACCGGCCGGAGCCCCGGCCGGTCGACCTCAACGGGTTGCTGCGCGAGCACCGGGAGCGGGCCGCGAGCCTGCTGGGGGAGGGGGTCGGCCTCGAGCTCGACCTCGCCGCGGACCTATGGATCGCCTGCATCGATCCCGTCCAGACCGAGCTGATCCTGCAGATCCTGCTGGGCAACGCCGCCGAGGCGATGCCGGCAGGCGGGCGCGTCACGGTTCAGACCCGCAACCACGGTGGCGAGGGCGTGGCCGCCGACGGCGCCGCCGGGCGCCACGTCGCGCTGACCGTGGCGGATACCGGCGCCGGCATGCCGCCGGAGGTACTGGCCCGGGCGCTGGAGCCGTTCTTCACCACCCGCGAGCCCGGCCGCGGCACCGGCCTCGCCATCCTCAACGCTCTGGTCAAGCGCCAGAACGGCGCCGTCGCCCTGCGCAGCAGCCCGGGCGAGGGGACGGTGGTGCGCCTCACCTTCCCGGCCGCCGAGATCCCGCGGCCGCGGTCGCAACGAAGTGCCACCGGTCGCTAA
- a CDS encoding TIM44-like domain-containing protein: MMSTFSRGRRTAVAFGLAALMAVAATAGEARPGSGSSMGSRGSKTYSAPPSTATAPGAPAPMQRSMTQPGSQMGAPAAPQRRFGGGFFAGLLGAGLLGALIGGGFFGGLGGIASFLGLLLQVGLLIGVVMLVLRFFRRRQAEPAMAGAYNRSGPAAGPGPGGPLGGKGLGGLGSGLGGGAAAAQARPAQRDEVGIGPQDFEAFERTLGQVQLAYGAEDAATLRRLTTPEMFGYFGEEIRANAARGVVNKIADVKLQQGDLAEAWREGPVDYATVAMRYTLRDALIDRASGRVVETNPPEATEVWTFMRERGGQWVVSAIQQTR, from the coding sequence ATGATGAGCACCTTCTCCCGCGGCCGCCGGACGGCGGTGGCCTTCGGCCTGGCGGCCCTGATGGCCGTGGCGGCGACGGCCGGCGAGGCGCGTCCCGGCAGCGGCTCCTCGATGGGCTCGCGCGGCTCCAAGACCTACTCGGCCCCGCCCTCCACCGCGACCGCCCCCGGCGCCCCGGCGCCGATGCAGCGCTCGATGACGCAGCCCGGCTCGCAGATGGGCGCCCCGGCCGCTCCCCAGCGGCGCTTCGGCGGCGGGTTCTTCGCCGGCCTGCTCGGCGCGGGCCTGCTCGGCGCGCTGATCGGCGGCGGGTTCTTCGGCGGCCTCGGCGGCATCGCCTCGTTCCTCGGCCTGCTGCTCCAGGTCGGCCTCCTGATCGGCGTGGTGATGCTGGTCCTGCGCTTCTTCCGCCGCCGCCAGGCCGAGCCGGCCATGGCGGGCGCCTACAACCGCAGCGGCCCGGCGGCTGGCCCCGGTCCCGGCGGTCCGCTCGGCGGCAAGGGCCTGGGCGGCTTGGGTTCCGGTCTCGGCGGCGGTGCCGCCGCTGCGCAGGCTCGCCCGGCCCAGCGCGACGAGGTCGGCATCGGCCCGCAGGATTTCGAGGCCTTCGAGCGCACGCTCGGCCAGGTCCAGCTCGCCTACGGCGCCGAGGACGCCGCCACCCTGCGCCGCCTGACGACGCCGGAGATGTTCGGCTACTTCGGCGAGGAGATCCGGGCCAACGCCGCCCGCGGCGTGGTCAACAAGATCGCCGACGTGAAGCTGCAGCAGGGCGACCTCGCCGAGGCTTGGCGCGAGGGCCCGGTCGACTACGCCACCGTGGCGATGCGCTACACCCTGCGCGACGCGCTGATCGACCGCGCCAGCGGCCGGGTCGTCGAGACCAACCCGCCCGAGGCGACGGAGGTCTGGACCTTCATGCGCGAGCGCGGCGGCCAGTGGGTGGTCTCGGCCATCCAGCAGACCCGGTAA
- the rsmA gene encoding 16S rRNA (adenine(1518)-N(6)/adenine(1519)-N(6))-dimethyltransferase RsmA, which produces MSSPDGLPPLREVVQAHDLLPRRSLGQNFLFDLNLTGRIARSSGPLEGVTVVEVGPGPGGLTRALLMHGAARVIAIERDPRALPALAEIAAHYPGRLEVVEADALAFDPRPLIGDGPARIVANLPYNVGTPLLTGWLTSEAWPPWWESLTLMFQREVAERIVADEGDRANYGRLGVLCGWRSQATILFDVPPSAFVPPPKVTSSVVRLVPRAEPLPCRVRALEAVTGAAFGQRRKMLRQSLKAATPDPARLLAAAGIPETARAEEVPVEGFVAMARVL; this is translated from the coding sequence GTGAGTTCCCCGGACGGTCTGCCGCCGCTGCGGGAGGTGGTGCAGGCGCACGACCTGCTGCCCCGCCGCTCCCTCGGCCAGAACTTCCTGTTCGACCTCAACCTCACCGGCCGGATCGCCCGGTCCTCGGGTCCGCTCGAGGGCGTGACGGTGGTCGAGGTCGGCCCCGGCCCCGGCGGCCTGACCCGAGCGCTCCTGATGCACGGCGCGGCCCGCGTCATCGCGATCGAGCGCGATCCCCGCGCCCTGCCGGCGCTCGCCGAGATCGCCGCGCACTATCCCGGCCGCCTGGAGGTGGTGGAGGCCGACGCGCTCGCATTCGATCCCAGACCGCTGATCGGCGACGGCCCGGCCCGCATCGTCGCCAACCTCCCCTACAATGTCGGCACGCCGCTCCTCACCGGCTGGCTCACCTCGGAGGCCTGGCCGCCCTGGTGGGAGTCCCTGACCCTGATGTTCCAGCGCGAGGTGGCCGAGCGCATCGTCGCCGACGAGGGCGACCGGGCGAATTACGGCCGGCTCGGCGTGCTGTGCGGCTGGCGCAGCCAGGCCACCATCCTGTTCGACGTGCCACCCTCGGCCTTCGTGCCGCCGCCGAAGGTGACGTCGAGCGTGGTGCGGCTGGTGCCGCGAGCGGAGCCCCTGCCCTGCCGGGTCCGGGCGCTCGAAGCCGTGACCGGCGCCGCCTTCGGCCAGCGCCGCAAGATGCTGCGCCAGAGCCTCAAGGCCGCGACCCCGGACCCCGCCCGCCTGCTCGCGGCCGCCGGCATCCCGGAGACGGCGCGGGCCGAGGAGGTGCCGGTCGAGGGGTTCGTGGCGATGGCGCGGGTACTGTAA
- the pdxA gene encoding 4-hydroxythreonine-4-phosphate dehydrogenase PdxA encodes MTTALALTQGDPAGIGPEITLRAWLAREEHGLAPFFVIGDPDFLERIATRLGLEIPLADADPETAADAFARALPVMRLPDGITVAAEPGRPDPASAAGTLASIEEAVRLVRVGRAPALVTNPIAKHVLYEAGFRHPGHTEYLAALAAAPGEVPPTPVMLLWSEALAVVPVTIHVALRRVPELLTADLVVETARIVAHDMRTRFGLASPRLVLAGLNPHAGEAGTMGTEDRDVLAPAIERLRAEGIAITGPHPADTLFHARARATYDVALAPTHDQALIPIKTLAFDEGVNVTLGLPFLRTSPDHGTAFDIAGKGLAKPDSLIAALKLAGRLTRPRDGGTA; translated from the coding sequence ATGACCACAGCCCTCGCGCTGACACAGGGCGATCCGGCCGGGATCGGCCCGGAGATCACCCTGCGGGCCTGGCTCGCCCGGGAGGAGCACGGCCTGGCGCCGTTCTTCGTTATCGGCGATCCGGATTTCCTCGAAAGGATCGCCACCCGGCTCGGCCTCGAAATCCCCCTCGCCGACGCAGACCCCGAGACGGCCGCCGACGCCTTCGCCCGTGCCCTCCCGGTGATGCGCTTGCCGGACGGGATCACCGTCGCGGCCGAGCCCGGCCGGCCCGATCCCGCGAGCGCCGCCGGGACGCTGGCGTCGATCGAGGAGGCGGTGCGGCTGGTGCGGGTCGGCCGGGCGCCGGCCCTCGTCACCAACCCGATCGCCAAGCACGTGCTCTACGAGGCGGGTTTTCGCCATCCCGGCCACACCGAGTACCTGGCGGCGCTCGCCGCCGCGCCGGGCGAGGTCCCGCCGACGCCCGTGATGCTGCTGTGGTCGGAGGCGCTGGCGGTCGTGCCGGTGACGATCCACGTGGCCCTGCGCCGGGTGCCCGAGTTGCTGACGGCCGACCTCGTGGTCGAGACCGCCCGCATCGTCGCGCACGACATGCGGACCCGCTTCGGCCTCGCCTCGCCGCGCCTCGTTCTCGCCGGGCTCAACCCGCATGCGGGCGAGGCCGGCACGATGGGCACGGAGGACCGCGACGTGCTGGCGCCGGCGATCGAACGCCTGCGGGCGGAGGGCATCGCCATCACCGGACCGCACCCCGCCGACACCCTGTTCCACGCCCGGGCGCGTGCCACCTACGACGTCGCGCTCGCCCCGACCCACGACCAGGCACTGATTCCGATCAAGACGCTCGCCTTCGACGAGGGGGTGAACGTGACTCTCGGGCTGCCCTTCCTGCGCACGTCGCCCGATCACGGCACCGCCTTCGACATCGCCGGCAAGGGGCTGGCGAAGCCCGACAGCCTGATCGCGGCCCTGAAGCTCGCCGGGCGGCTGACCCGACCCCGGGACGGAGGTACGGCGTGA
- a CDS encoding LPS-assembly protein LptD has product MPILRRRGAGIAGAGMGRVVRKAAGAAVTGSLTVLLAAAVTVGASDLARAQGTLNDRLAARSAKNQGKPGNGDERLLVEAKELVYDNDKNTVSAVGNAELHYGPRTLLADRVRYDRNTGRVFAEGNVRLTDETGAVVTGDRMELTDDFKSGFIDSLRIQQTIEQRGRPARVRFSAPRAERIAGETTTFEYGTYTACEPCKDHPERPPLWQVKAARIIHNNEERRIYYEDSYLEVAGIPIAYLPYFYSPDPTVRRDTGFLAPHFVSSNVLGYGIGTPFFWNIAPDYDLTVEPTFLSKQGVLGQAEWRQRLANGFYNVRVSGIFQSTPSAFLPGPLGSGDRDFRGSIESAGQFYLGQNWRAGWDIVGVTDKWFLDNYRIRNQTISTDYFREAVSTAFLIGQGDRSWFEARGYYFKGLSTYDWQKQQPIVAPVIDYDKRRDGPDPIGGEVRFQGNFTHLTREATQYTQIPRTGTYLLSPSVNGISFPLYSTCSVFERGQCLVSGLAGDTTRATAQVSWRRTFTDEFGQRWQPFAYLRGDAFFVNPNTTGYQNPEVSNLFSPESNFSGRVMPAVGLEYRYPFVADMGPLGVHTVSPIVQVIARPSETHIGRLPNEDAQSLVFDDTSLFEWDKFSGYDRVEGGVRANIGAEYAITGRNGFYMNAMFGESLALAGVNSFRRGDIANVGRDSGLETAQSDFVSRLQVSPNQNISFITRARFDNSTFALKRFEAGVTAKFAPFLPLETSLLYARYEAQPELGYDRRREGLQASALYNITPNWFVTGSVLFDLSHYLQVREFYATAAQAYFLNPVGTAPTYERADKFYVSSSGLGFGYRDECTTISLNYLSSPIETASGLRERNRTFLLRIELRTLGEANFRQNLSTTTTADGIATAR; this is encoded by the coding sequence ATGCCCATCCTCCGGAGACGCGGCGCGGGCATAGCGGGTGCAGGGATGGGTCGAGTCGTGCGTAAGGCCGCGGGTGCCGCGGTCACGGGATCCCTGACGGTTCTGCTGGCGGCCGCCGTGACGGTGGGCGCGAGCGACCTTGCGCGCGCGCAGGGCACGCTCAACGACCGCCTGGCGGCGCGGTCTGCCAAGAACCAGGGCAAGCCCGGGAACGGCGACGAGCGCCTGCTCGTCGAGGCCAAGGAGCTCGTCTACGACAACGACAAGAACACGGTCTCGGCGGTCGGCAATGCCGAGCTGCATTACGGCCCGCGCACCCTGCTGGCCGACCGCGTGCGCTACGACCGCAACACCGGCCGGGTCTTCGCGGAGGGCAATGTCCGCCTCACCGACGAGACGGGTGCGGTGGTGACCGGCGACCGGATGGAGCTGACGGACGACTTCAAATCCGGCTTCATCGACTCGCTGCGCATCCAGCAGACCATCGAGCAGCGCGGCCGCCCGGCCCGGGTGCGGTTCTCCGCCCCGCGGGCGGAACGCATCGCGGGCGAGACCACGACCTTCGAGTACGGCACCTACACGGCTTGCGAGCCGTGCAAGGACCATCCCGAGAGGCCGCCGCTGTGGCAGGTCAAGGCGGCGCGGATCATCCACAACAACGAGGAGCGCCGGATCTACTACGAGGATTCGTACCTCGAAGTGGCCGGCATCCCGATCGCCTACCTGCCCTATTTCTACTCGCCCGACCCGACGGTGCGGCGCGACACCGGCTTCCTGGCGCCGCACTTCGTCTCGTCGAACGTGCTCGGCTACGGCATCGGTACGCCGTTCTTCTGGAACATCGCGCCCGATTACGACCTCACCGTCGAGCCGACCTTCCTGTCGAAGCAGGGCGTGCTCGGCCAGGCCGAGTGGCGCCAGCGGCTCGCCAACGGCTTCTACAACGTCCGGGTCAGCGGCATCTTCCAGTCGACGCCGAGCGCGTTCCTGCCCGGGCCCCTCGGCTCCGGCGACCGCGACTTCCGTGGCTCGATCGAATCGGCCGGCCAGTTCTATCTCGGCCAGAACTGGCGCGCCGGCTGGGACATCGTCGGCGTCACCGACAAGTGGTTCCTCGACAATTACCGCATCCGCAACCAGACGATCAGCACGGACTACTTCCGCGAGGCGGTCTCGACCGCCTTCCTGATCGGCCAGGGCGACCGCTCGTGGTTCGAGGCGCGGGGCTACTACTTCAAGGGCCTGTCGACCTACGACTGGCAGAAGCAGCAGCCGATCGTCGCCCCGGTAATCGACTACGACAAGCGCCGCGACGGGCCCGACCCGATCGGCGGCGAGGTGCGGTTCCAGGGCAACTTCACCCACCTGACCCGCGAGGCGACGCAGTACACCCAGATCCCGCGCACCGGGACCTACCTGCTCAGCCCGAGCGTCAACGGGATCTCGTTCCCGCTCTACAGCACCTGCTCGGTGTTCGAGCGCGGGCAGTGCCTGGTGAGCGGGCTCGCCGGCGACACCACGCGGGCGACCGCCCAGGTGTCGTGGCGGCGCACCTTCACCGACGAGTTCGGCCAGCGCTGGCAGCCCTTCGCCTACCTGCGCGGCGACGCGTTCTTCGTGAACCCGAACACGACCGGCTACCAGAACCCCGAGGTCTCGAACCTGTTCTCGCCGGAATCGAACTTTTCCGGCCGGGTGATGCCGGCGGTCGGCCTCGAATACCGCTACCCCTTCGTCGCCGATATGGGCCCGCTCGGGGTCCACACCGTGTCGCCGATCGTCCAGGTGATCGCGCGGCCGAGCGAGACCCATATCGGCCGTCTGCCGAACGAGGACGCCCAGAGCCTCGTCTTCGACGACACCTCGCTGTTCGAGTGGGACAAGTTCTCCGGCTACGACCGGGTCGAAGGCGGCGTGCGCGCCAATATCGGCGCCGAGTACGCGATCACCGGCCGCAACGGCTTCTACATGAACGCGATGTTCGGCGAGTCCCTCGCGCTCGCCGGCGTCAACTCGTTCCGCCGCGGCGACATCGCCAATGTCGGCCGCGATTCCGGCCTCGAGACCGCCCAGTCGGACTTCGTCTCGCGCCTCCAGGTCTCGCCGAACCAGAACATCAGCTTCATCACCCGGGCCCGGTTCGACAACTCGACCTTCGCGCTCAAGCGCTTCGAGGCTGGCGTGACGGCGAAGTTCGCGCCGTTCCTGCCGCTCGAGACCTCGCTGCTCTACGCCCGCTACGAGGCGCAGCCCGAGCTCGGCTACGACCGCCGCCGCGAGGGCCTGCAGGCCTCGGCGCTCTACAACATCACGCCGAACTGGTTCGTGACCGGCTCGGTGCTGTTCGACCTCTCGCACTACCTCCAGGTGCGCGAGTTCTACGCCACGGCGGCCCAGGCCTACTTCCTCAACCCGGTCGGCACGGCGCCGACCTACGAGCGGGCGGACAAGTTCTACGTCTCCTCGTCGGGCCTCGGCTTCGGCTACCGCGACGAGTGCACCACCATCTCGCTCAACTACCTGTCCTCGCCGATCGAGACGGCGTCGGGCCTGCGCGAGCGCAACCGCACCTTCCTGCTGCGGATCGAGCTGCGCACCCTCGGCGAGGCGAATTTCCGCCAGAACCTCAGCACCACCACGACGGCGGACGGCATCGCCACGGCCCGGTGA